From the genome of Bacteroides sp. MSB163, one region includes:
- a CDS encoding DNA-directed RNA polymerase subunit omega: MDYKKTNAPSSTVTRDMMELCADTGNVYETVSIIGKRANQISVEIKSDLSKKLSEFASYNDNLEEVFENREQIEISRYYEKLPKPTLIATQEYVEGKIYYRNPAKEKEKLQ; the protein is encoded by the coding sequence ATGGATTACAAGAAAACTAATGCTCCCAGCAGCACGGTTACTCGTGACATGATGGAGTTGTGTGCAGATACCGGTAACGTGTACGAAACCGTATCTATTATAGGTAAGCGTGCAAATCAGATCAGTGTGGAAATCAAAAGTGATCTTTCCAAGAAGCTGTCAGAGTTTGCTTCCTATAATGATAACCTGGAAGAGGTATTCGAAAATCGGGAGCAGATTGAAATTTCACGCTATTATGAGAAATTGCCGAAGCCGACATTGATCGCAACGCAAGAGTACGTTGAAGGTAAGATCTACTATCGTAACCCGGCTAAAGAAAAAGAAAAATTACAGTAA
- a CDS encoding outer membrane protein assembly factor BamD: MKKNILITLLAAVLLSSCGEYNKLLKSTDYEYKYEAAKNYFAKGQYNRAATLLNELIAILKGTDKAEESLYMLGMSYYNQKDYQTAAQTFVQYFNVYPRGTFTELARFHAGKALYLDTPEPRLDQSGTYAAIQQLQMFMEYFPQSSKKEEAQDMIFKLQDKLVMKEYLSAKLYYNLGNYLGNNYQSCVITAQNALKDYPYTNLREDLSILILRAKYEMAIYSVEDKRAERYRETVDEYYAFKNEFPESKYMKEADRIFKDSEKILNEDKQS, translated from the coding sequence ATGAAGAAGAATATCTTAATAACTTTGCTTGCGGCAGTGTTGCTCTCCTCGTGTGGAGAATACAATAAGCTGTTAAAGAGCACCGACTATGAGTATAAGTATGAGGCGGCAAAGAACTACTTCGCAAAAGGACAGTATAATCGTGCTGCAACATTGCTTAATGAGTTAATTGCTATCCTTAAGGGTACGGACAAGGCAGAGGAATCCCTCTATATGCTGGGTATGAGCTATTATAATCAGAAAGACTATCAGACAGCCGCCCAAACATTCGTTCAATATTTTAATGTATATCCTCGCGGTACGTTTACCGAACTGGCACGTTTCCATGCAGGAAAAGCATTGTATCTGGATACTCCTGAACCGCGTCTTGATCAGTCTGGTACTTATGCCGCTATTCAGCAATTACAAATGTTCATGGAGTACTTCCCGCAAAGTTCAAAGAAGGAAGAAGCTCAGGATATGATATTTAAGTTGCAGGATAAATTGGTGATGAAAGAATATCTTTCAGCCAAATTGTACTATAACTTGGGTAATTATCTGGGAAACAATTATCAATCTTGTGTAATTACTGCGCAAAACGCTTTGAAGGACTACCCTTATACAAACCTTCGCGAAGACTTGTCTATTCTTATTTTGCGTGCCAAATATGAAATGGCCATATATAGTGTGGAAGATAAGAGAGCAGAGCGTTATCGTGAAACGGTGGATGAATATTACGCTTTCAAGAACGAGTTTCCTGAAAGTAAATATATGAAGGAAGCCGATAGAATCTTTAAAGATTCAGAGAAGATATTGAATGAAGATAAACAGAGTTAG
- a CDS encoding amino acid-binding protein has translation MVAKQLSIFLENKSGRLTEVTEVLAKEGVNLSALCIAENADFGILRGIVSEPDKAYKALKDNHFAVNVTDVVGISCPNIPGSLSKVLRFLSDEGVFIEYMYSFANGETANVIIRPNDMENCIRVLTEKKVDLLAASDLYKL, from the coding sequence ATGGTAGCAAAACAACTTTCTATTTTCCTTGAGAATAAGTCTGGTCGTCTGACAGAAGTGACTGAAGTGCTTGCGAAAGAAGGTGTCAATCTTTCCGCTCTCTGTATTGCCGAGAATGCTGATTTTGGTATTCTTCGTGGCATTGTATCTGAACCGGATAAAGCATATAAAGCTTTAAAAGATAATCATTTTGCCGTGAATGTGACGGATGTGGTGGGCATTAGTTGTCCTAATATTCCGGGTTCGCTGTCAAAAGTCCTGCGTTTTTTGTCTGATGAGGGTGTTTTCATTGAATATATGTATTCATTTGCCAATGGTGAAACGGCGAATGTCATTATTCGTCCCAACGATATGGAAAACTGTATTCGTGTACTGACTGAAAAGAAAGTAGATTTGCTTGCGGCGAGCGATTTGTATAAATTATAA
- a CDS encoding phenylacetate--CoA ligase family protein, with product MIWNESIECMDRESLRKIQSIRLKKIVEHVYHNTPFYRKKMQELGITPDDINSIDDIVKLPFTTKYDLRDNYPFGLCAVPMSQIVRIHASSGTTGKPTVVGYTRKDLSSWAECLSRAFTAYGADSSDFFHVAYGYGLFTGGLGAHAGAENIGASVIPMSSGNTEKQITLMHDFGSTVLCCTPSYALYLADAIKDSGLPREEFKLKIGAFGAEPWTENMRNEIEEKLGIKAYDIYGLSEIAGPGVGYECECQHGTHLNEDHYFPEIINPNTLEPAAPGETGELVFTHLTKEGMPLLRYRTKDLTALHYEKCTCGRTLVRMDRILGRSDDMLIIRGVNVFPTQIESVILEMEEFEPHYLLIVDRKNNTDTMELQVEVRPEYYSDEINKMLALKKKLASRLQSVLGLGVDVRLVEPRSIERSVGKAKRVIDNRKL from the coding sequence ATGATTTGGAATGAAAGCATCGAATGTATGGATCGTGAAAGCCTCCGTAAAATCCAAAGCATTCGCCTCAAAAAGATCGTGGAGCATGTTTATCACAACACTCCTTTCTACCGTAAGAAAATGCAGGAACTGGGGATCACCCCGGACGATATTAATAGCATAGATGATATCGTAAAACTTCCTTTTACTACCAAATATGACTTGCGCGATAATTATCCTTTCGGACTTTGTGCCGTACCTATGAGCCAGATCGTACGTATTCATGCTTCGTCCGGTACTACAGGCAAACCTACCGTAGTGGGATATACCCGCAAGGACCTTTCGTCTTGGGCAGAATGTCTTTCGCGTGCTTTTACGGCTTATGGTGCGGATAGTTCCGACTTTTTTCATGTAGCCTACGGGTATGGCCTGTTTACAGGCGGATTGGGCGCTCATGCAGGTGCTGAGAATATAGGCGCTTCCGTAATTCCGATGTCAAGCGGAAACACGGAAAAGCAAATTACTTTAATGCATGATTTTGGTTCTACGGTACTTTGTTGTACGCCATCTTATGCTCTCTATCTGGCGGATGCCATTAAAGATTCCGGTTTGCCCCGCGAAGAATTCAAACTGAAAATAGGGGCTTTCGGCGCAGAACCCTGGACAGAGAATATGCGTAATGAGATTGAAGAAAAACTGGGCATTAAAGCCTATGACATCTATGGATTGAGTGAGATCGCTGGTCCCGGCGTGGGGTATGAGTGTGAATGCCAGCATGGCACTCACCTTAACGAAGACCATTACTTCCCCGAAATCATCAATCCGAATACCTTGGAACCGGCTGCTCCCGGTGAGACAGGCGAACTTGTATTCACCCATCTGACCAAAGAAGGTATGCCTCTGTTGCGTTACCGTACCAAAGATCTTACCGCCCTGCATTATGAAAAATGTACTTGTGGACGTACGCTGGTTCGTATGGATCGTATTCTGGGCCGTAGTGACGATATGCTCATTATCCGTGGTGTTAATGTATTCCCGACTCAGATCGAGTCTGTTATCCTTGAAATGGAGGAATTTGAACCGCATTATCTTTTGATAGTGGACCGTAAAAATAATACCGATACCATGGAATTACAGGTTGAAGTGCGTCCGGAATATTATTCAGATGAAATCAACAAGATGCTGGCGTTAAAGAAAAAATTGGCCAGTCGTCTTCAAAGTGTCCTGGGCTTGGGTGTGGATGTCCGTTTGGTAGAACCTCGCAGCATTGAACGTAGTGTTGGTAAAGCTAAACGGGTGATTGATAATCGGAAACTGTAA
- the uvrB gene encoding excinuclease ABC subunit UvrB: MNKFELTSAYKPTGDQPEAIAELTEGVLQGVPAQTLLGVTGSGKTFTIANVIANINKPTLILSHNKTLAAQLYSEFKSFFPNNAVEYYVSYYDYYQPEAYLPSSDTYIEKDLAINDEIDKLRLAATSSLLSGRKDVVVVSSVSCIYGMGNPSDFYNNVIEVQQGKAFSRNVFLRRLVDSLYVRNDIDLNRGNFRVKGDTVDIYLAYADNLLRIIFWGDDVDSIEEVDPISGVTIARFDAYKIYPANLFMTTKEATLRAIHEIEDDLRKQVQWFENEGRPFEAKRLQERVTYDMEMIRELGHCSGIENYSRYFDGRKAGSRPYCLLDFFPEDFLIVIDESHVSVPQIRAMYGGDRARKINLVEYGFRLPAAMDNRPLKFEEFAEMAKQVIYVSATPADYELIQSEGIVVEQVIRPTGLLDPIIEVRPSHNQIDDLMEEIQIRIEKNERTLVTTLTKRMAEELTEFLLNNNVKCNYIHSDVDTLERVKIMSDLREGIYDVLIGVNLLREGLDLPEVSLVAILDADKEGFLRSHRSLTQTAGRAARNVNGMVIMYADRITDSMRLTIDETNRRREKQLKYNEEHGITPQQIKKGKNLNVFASNAPTEDSYIEKGATITPRPYIEQESSAHIAADPIVQYMSRPQLEKSIERTRKLMQEAAKKLDFIEAAQYRDELLKMEDMLKEKI, translated from the coding sequence ATGAATAAATTTGAATTAACATCCGCCTATAAGCCCACCGGTGATCAGCCGGAAGCTATTGCAGAGCTCACTGAGGGCGTACTTCAGGGAGTTCCGGCACAAACTTTACTTGGTGTCACCGGTTCGGGAAAAACGTTCACCATAGCTAATGTTATTGCTAACATCAATAAACCAACGTTAATATTAAGCCATAATAAAACGTTGGCCGCACAACTTTACAGTGAATTTAAGTCTTTCTTCCCCAATAATGCCGTAGAATACTACGTTTCTTATTATGATTATTATCAGCCGGAAGCTTATCTTCCGTCTTCTGATACATATATAGAAAAGGACCTTGCCATCAATGATGAAATAGATAAACTGCGCCTTGCCGCTACTTCTTCCCTACTCTCGGGCCGGAAAGACGTAGTGGTCGTGTCTTCTGTATCCTGCATTTATGGTATGGGAAATCCGTCCGACTTCTATAACAATGTGATAGAAGTGCAGCAAGGAAAAGCATTCAGTCGGAACGTTTTTCTACGTCGTTTGGTGGACAGTCTTTATGTACGCAATGACATTGACCTGAATCGTGGTAACTTCCGTGTGAAAGGAGATACAGTAGACATTTATCTGGCGTATGCCGATAATCTGCTGCGTATCATTTTCTGGGGAGATGACGTAGACAGCATCGAAGAAGTCGATCCGATAAGCGGTGTTACCATCGCCCGCTTTGATGCATATAAGATATATCCCGCTAATCTGTTCATGACCACTAAGGAAGCCACGCTGCGAGCCATTCATGAAATTGAAGACGACTTGCGCAAACAAGTGCAATGGTTTGAAAATGAGGGACGTCCCTTTGAAGCGAAACGTCTTCAGGAGCGGGTTACCTATGATATGGAAATGATACGCGAATTAGGGCACTGTTCAGGCATAGAAAACTATTCGCGCTATTTCGATGGGCGTAAGGCCGGTAGTCGTCCTTACTGTTTATTGGATTTCTTCCCGGAAGATTTTCTGATTGTCATTGATGAAAGCCACGTCAGTGTACCGCAGATTCGAGCCATGTATGGGGGCGACCGCGCACGTAAAATAAACCTTGTGGAATATGGTTTCCGTCTTCCGGCCGCCATGGACAATCGTCCGTTGAAGTTCGAAGAATTTGCGGAAATGGCAAAACAAGTGATTTATGTGAGTGCGACACCTGCCGACTATGAACTTATCCAGTCGGAAGGTATAGTTGTGGAACAAGTAATTCGTCCTACCGGATTGTTAGATCCTATAATCGAAGTACGTCCCAGCCATAACCAGATAGATGATCTCATGGAGGAAATCCAGATACGGATCGAGAAGAACGAACGCACACTGGTAACAACGCTTACCAAGAGAATGGCGGAAGAGTTAACAGAATTCTTACTGAATAACAATGTGAAGTGTAACTACATCCACAGTGATGTAGATACCTTGGAGCGCGTAAAGATTATGAGTGATTTGCGTGAAGGCATCTATGACGTCCTTATCGGCGTCAACCTGCTGCGTGAAGGACTGGACTTACCGGAAGTGTCACTTGTAGCCATTCTTGATGCAGATAAGGAAGGCTTCCTACGTTCTCACCGCTCGCTGACTCAGACTGCCGGACGTGCCGCCCGAAATGTAAACGGAATGGTAATCATGTACGCCGACCGTATCACCGATAGTATGCGACTGACAATTGATGAAACGAACCGTCGCCGCGAAAAGCAGTTGAAATATAATGAAGAGCATGGCATCACGCCTCAACAAATCAAGAAAGGGAAGAATCTGAATGTATTTGCATCAAATGCTCCTACAGAAGACAGTTATATCGAAAAAGGAGCGACGATCACTCCCCGCCCCTACATCGAACAAGAAAGCTCTGCCCATATTGCCGCCGACCCGATTGTACAATACATGTCTCGCCCGCAATTGGAAAAGAGCATCGAACGTACCAGAAAGCTTATGCAGGAAGCTGCCAAGAAGCTTGACTTCATTGAAGCGGCACAATATCGTGACGAATTACTGAAAATGGAAGATATGCTGAAAGAAAAAATCTAA
- a CDS encoding alpha-galactosidase — translation MSIRKRMNVLFGTLLLTGSLFSQNVCVSTPETSLVLSAPVGGELKHVYYGDKLSEVDLQNINLTGTPDMPAYPVYGLNCPGESALAVKHADGNMTLQMEIVQVKTSKEGNAEITAIELKDKVYPFYVNVYYKAYQDADVIETWTEIRHQEKKPVLLNQFASAFLPIRRGDVWLSHLYGSWANEGRLCQEALEPGMKVIKNKDGVRNSHTSHAEVMFSLDGKPQENTGCVIGAALCYSGNYKLRIDTHDDEYHRFFAGINEENSAYSLKKDEIFRTPELALTYSNEGLSGSSRNFHRWARLHKLAHGTIPRKILLNSWEGVYFDINQTGMDQMMNDIASMGGELFVMDDGWFGDKYPRKNDSSSLGDWVVDKNKLPNGIDGLLKDAQKNGIKFGIWIEPEMANTTSELYEKHPDWVIKAPERDVVQGRGGTQVVLDLANPQVQEFVFKIVDDLMSNYPEIDYIKWDANMSILNHGSNYLTKDNQSHMYIEFHRGFEKICQRIRAKYPDLTIQACASGGGRANYGILPYFDEFWVSDNTDALQRVYMQWGTSYFFPAIAMASHISAAPNHQTFRTIPLKYRIDVAMSGRLGMEIQPKNMTEEEKALCKNAIAEYKTIRPVVQLGDIYRLMSPYDKLGVASMMYVTPEKDKSVFYWWKTEHFVNQHLPRVKMAGLSPDKLYKVHELNRIDNDPLSFEGKTFSGAYLMANGLEIPYNHKVDYHKQNDYSSRVLYLEEVK, via the coding sequence ATGAGCATCAGAAAACGAATGAATGTATTGTTTGGAACGTTACTGCTGACCGGCAGTCTGTTTTCACAAAATGTATGCGTATCTACCCCTGAAACCTCTCTGGTACTCTCGGCACCTGTCGGTGGTGAGCTGAAACATGTATACTATGGAGATAAACTCTCGGAGGTAGATTTGCAGAATATAAATCTTACAGGAACTCCGGACATGCCCGCTTATCCTGTGTATGGACTTAACTGTCCCGGAGAATCCGCTTTAGCCGTAAAACATGCCGACGGCAACATGACTTTGCAGATGGAAATCGTACAGGTAAAAACGAGCAAGGAAGGAAATGCGGAGATCACTGCCATCGAACTGAAAGACAAGGTATATCCTTTCTATGTAAACGTGTATTATAAAGCCTATCAAGATGCAGATGTCATCGAGACATGGACAGAAATCCGACATCAGGAAAAGAAACCGGTTTTACTCAATCAGTTTGCCTCTGCCTTCTTACCTATTCGTCGGGGCGATGTCTGGCTATCTCATCTTTACGGATCATGGGCGAACGAGGGACGTTTATGTCAAGAGGCATTGGAACCCGGCATGAAAGTAATAAAGAATAAGGACGGAGTACGAAACTCGCACACCTCGCATGCCGAAGTCATGTTCTCACTGGATGGAAAGCCACAGGAAAATACGGGTTGTGTCATTGGCGCCGCCCTCTGTTATAGTGGCAACTACAAACTGCGCATTGATACGCACGACGATGAATATCATCGGTTCTTTGCCGGAATCAACGAAGAAAATTCAGCTTACTCATTAAAGAAAGATGAGATTTTCCGTACTCCCGAACTTGCTTTAACTTACAGTAATGAAGGATTAAGCGGAAGTAGCCGGAACTTCCATCGCTGGGCGCGCCTGCACAAATTGGCTCACGGCACTATTCCCCGCAAGATTTTGCTGAATAGCTGGGAAGGTGTCTACTTCGACATTAACCAGACGGGGATGGATCAGATGATGAATGATATCGCTTCCATGGGTGGTGAACTGTTCGTGATGGATGACGGTTGGTTTGGCGACAAATATCCGCGTAAGAATGACAGTTCTTCTCTTGGAGACTGGGTAGTGGATAAGAATAAGTTACCCAATGGCATTGATGGTCTGCTGAAAGACGCACAAAAGAACGGTATCAAGTTTGGCATCTGGATAGAGCCGGAAATGGCCAACACGACCAGTGAACTTTATGAGAAACATCCGGACTGGGTGATTAAGGCTCCCGAACGTGACGTGGTGCAGGGACGTGGTGGTACACAAGTAGTGCTGGATCTTGCCAATCCGCAGGTACAAGAATTTGTCTTCAAGATTGTAGATGATCTTATGAGTAACTACCCGGAAATCGACTACATCAAATGGGATGCCAATATGTCCATCTTAAACCATGGTTCCAATTATCTGACGAAAGACAATCAAAGCCACATGTATATTGAATTCCACCGTGGCTTTGAGAAAATATGCCAGCGAATACGCGCTAAATATCCGGACCTTACCATACAGGCTTGCGCCAGCGGCGGTGGTCGTGCCAACTATGGCATCCTACCCTACTTCGATGAGTTTTGGGTAAGTGATAATACGGATGCCCTGCAACGTGTCTATATGCAATGGGGAACTTCGTATTTCTTCCCAGCCATTGCCATGGCATCGCATATCAGTGCCGCTCCCAACCACCAGACTTTCCGCACCATTCCTTTAAAATATCGCATTGACGTAGCGATGAGTGGTCGCCTGGGTATGGAAATACAACCAAAGAATATGACAGAGGAAGAGAAGGCACTTTGTAAGAATGCCATCGCTGAATATAAAACGATCCGTCCGGTGGTGCAACTGGGTGATATCTATCGTTTGATGTCTCCGTATGATAAGTTGGGAGTAGCTTCTATGATGTATGTAACGCCCGAGAAGGATAAGTCGGTGTTCTATTGGTGGAAGACAGAACACTTTGTCAACCAGCATCTGCCACGAGTGAAAATGGCAGGACTCTCTCCCGATAAACTTTACAAAGTGCATGAACTGAACCGGATAGATAATGATCCTCTGAGTTTTGAGGGAAAGACATTCAGTGGTGCTTATCTGATGGCGAATGGTTTGGAGATACCTTATAATCATAAGGTGGATTATCATAAGCAGAATGATTATTCAAGCAGAGTGCTTTATCTGGAAGAGGTGAAATAG
- a CDS encoding UvrD-helicase domain-containing protein yields the protein MELLVYKASAGSGKTFTLAVEYIKHLILNPRAYRQILAVTFTNKATAEMKERILQQLYGIWLSDPASEPYLNRIREDLQQKNLSDSDIRRAAGTALQYMLHDYSRFRVETIDSFFQSVMRNLARELELSPNLNIELNNADVLSDAVDSLIEKLTPSSPVLAWLLDYINERIADDKRWNVSDEIKRFGWNIFDEGYIERGEGLRQQLKEPDIIKLYRNVLREMETEALEQMKSFYDQFIGELESHALTAEDLKGGTRGIGSYFRKLRDGRLSDKDVLNATLKNSLDDAKNWATKTSTRKNDIIHLAETSLLPLLQDAETFRPRNNKTVNSCRLSLQHLNKLQLLAHIDEEVRELNREHNRFLLSDTNALLHNLVRDGDSSFVFEKIGANIRNVMIDEFQDTSRMQWDNFKILLLEGLSQGADSLIVGDVKQSIYRWRNGDWGILNALGTKKTPIPYPVRVETLKTNRRSETNIIRFNNSLFTAAVEYLNMLHLKELQEDCRPLQQAYADVAQESPRTEAKGYIKATFLEPDEEHDYTDLTIISLGEEVQRLLAAGVKLNDITILVRKNKNIPPIADYFDKTMHLPIVSDEAFRLNASQALCMLMDALRYLSNPDDKVARASLIINYELQITKGSKEERIAKEGANTPETKWDDILTSRPEDVLPEAFVNRIEPLRLMPLYELLEELFSLFEMNRIKEQDAYLFSFFDAVTEYLQNNSSDLDVFIRYWDETLCNKTIPSGEMDGIRILSIHKSKGLEFHTVLIPFCDWKLENETNNQLIWCSPSESPFSALDIVPVNYSSTMAESVYRQEYLNERLQLWVDNLNLLYVAFTRAGKNLILWSKKGQKGTMSELLANALPHVAAREGNENWDEEEPYESGMLCPSEDTKPTTTAKTSVNRLAQKPDKLPVHMESMRHEIEFRQSNRSADFIQGVDEDESDNRFINRGRLLHTLFSAIETEEDIDNAIDQLIFEGIIGKPETENEIRELTRHAFSIPQVQDWYSEDWQLFNECDIIWQEKGELRTRRPDRVMMRDNEIVVVDFKFGKQNKKYNKQVQGYMQLLTRMGYPKENIKGYLWYVEEDLIEKV from the coding sequence ATGGAATTATTAGTATATAAAGCCTCAGCCGGCTCAGGAAAGACATTCACCCTTGCTGTAGAGTATATCAAACACCTGATACTGAATCCAAGGGCTTATCGGCAAATACTGGCCGTAACTTTTACCAATAAAGCTACGGCAGAAATGAAAGAACGTATTCTGCAACAACTTTACGGTATCTGGTTAAGTGATCCGGCATCAGAGCCCTACCTGAACCGTATCCGGGAAGATTTACAACAGAAAAACTTATCTGACTCTGACATCCGTCGGGCAGCGGGAACAGCATTGCAATACATGCTGCATGATTACAGCCGTTTTCGTGTAGAAACCATCGACTCCTTCTTCCAGTCCGTAATGCGCAATCTGGCACGGGAACTGGAACTAAGTCCGAACCTGAATATAGAACTGAACAACGCCGACGTACTGAGCGATGCCGTGGACAGCCTCATAGAAAAACTGACGCCCTCCTCCCCTGTCCTGGCTTGGTTGCTGGATTATATCAACGAGCGCATTGCCGACGACAAACGCTGGAATGTATCCGACGAGATCAAGCGATTCGGCTGGAATATATTCGACGAAGGTTACATAGAACGCGGTGAAGGGCTCCGGCAACAACTGAAAGAACCGGATATAATCAAACTGTACCGTAATGTGTTGCGGGAAATGGAGACCGAGGCTCTGGAACAAATGAAAAGCTTCTACGACCAGTTCATCGGAGAATTGGAATCACATGCACTCACCGCCGAAGACCTGAAAGGCGGAACGCGAGGCATAGGCAGTTATTTCCGTAAATTGCGTGACGGGCGGTTATCGGATAAAGATGTGCTGAACGCCACTCTGAAAAACAGCTTGGATGACGCAAAGAATTGGGCCACCAAAACTTCAACCCGAAAGAATGACATCATCCACCTGGCAGAAACAAGTCTGCTTCCTTTATTGCAGGATGCAGAAACATTCAGACCTCGCAACAACAAGACCGTAAACAGTTGCCGGTTATCACTGCAACACCTGAACAAATTGCAATTGCTTGCCCACATTGACGAAGAAGTACGGGAGCTGAACCGCGAACATAACCGTTTCCTGTTGTCAGACACCAACGCCTTGCTCCATAACCTGGTACGGGATGGAGACTCTTCATTCGTATTCGAGAAAATCGGTGCCAATATCCGGAACGTAATGATCGATGAATTCCAGGACACCAGCCGGATGCAATGGGATAACTTCAAAATATTATTGCTCGAAGGTCTTTCACAAGGAGCCGACAGCTTGATTGTAGGTGACGTGAAACAATCCATTTACCGTTGGCGAAACGGAGACTGGGGAATATTGAATGCACTGGGTACCAAAAAAACACCTATTCCCTACCCTGTACGTGTAGAAACTTTAAAGACAAACCGTCGAAGCGAAACAAATATCATCCGCTTCAACAACAGTTTGTTTACGGCCGCAGTGGAGTACCTGAATATGCTCCATCTGAAAGAATTACAGGAAGATTGCCGCCCGTTGCAGCAAGCTTATGCCGACGTGGCACAGGAATCTCCACGAACCGAAGCCAAAGGATACATCAAGGCAACTTTCCTGGAACCGGACGAAGAACACGATTATACGGATCTGACCATCATCTCTTTAGGCGAAGAAGTACAGAGACTACTGGCTGCCGGTGTAAAATTAAACGATATCACCATCCTCGTTCGCAAGAATAAAAACATTCCTCCCATTGCCGATTACTTCGACAAAACAATGCATCTGCCTATTGTTTCAGACGAAGCTTTCCGGCTGAATGCTTCACAAGCATTGTGCATGTTGATGGATGCTTTACGTTACCTTTCCAATCCTGATGATAAAGTAGCAAGAGCCTCGTTAATTATAAATTACGAATTACAGATTACGAAAGGAAGCAAAGAAGAGCGAATTGCGAAGGAAGGAGCAAATACGCCTGAAACGAAGTGGGACGATATACTAACTTCCCGACCTGAAGATGTATTGCCCGAGGCATTCGTCAACCGCATAGAACCTCTCCGTCTAATGCCATTATACGAATTACTGGAAGAACTGTTCAGCCTGTTTGAGATGAACCGGATCAAAGAACAGGATGCATATCTCTTTTCTTTTTTCGATGCCGTGACGGAATACCTGCAAAACAACTCATCGGATCTGGATGTATTTATCCGCTATTGGGACGAAACCTTATGTAACAAAACAATCCCCAGCGGAGAAATGGATGGCATTCGTATCCTTTCCATTCACAAGTCAAAAGGACTGGAATTCCATACCGTCTTAATCCCCTTTTGCGACTGGAAGTTGGAGAATGAGACCAATAATCAATTAATATGGTGCTCACCTTCCGAATCACCTTTCAGCGCGCTCGACATTGTTCCGGTCAATTATTCCTCTACCATGGCAGAATCAGTATACAGGCAAGAGTATCTTAACGAACGTCTGCAACTTTGGGTGGATAACCTGAATCTGCTCTATGTAGCATTTACCCGTGCCGGAAAGAATCTCATCCTTTGGAGTAAAAAAGGCCAGAAAGGAACAATGTCCGAGCTGCTTGCCAATGCACTGCCACACGTGGCCGCCCGGGAAGGTAATGAAAACTGGGACGAGGAAGAACCTTACGAAAGCGGAATGCTCTGCCCATCGGAAGATACCAAACCGACAACGACCGCCAAAACCTCAGTCAACCGCCTTGCTCAAAAGCCAGACAAGCTCCCGGTACACATGGAGAGCATGAGGCATGAAATCGAATTCCGGCAGTCAAACCGTTCAGCCGATTTCATTCAGGGAGTTGACGAAGATGAATCGGACAATCGCTTCATAAACCGGGGACGCTTGCTGCATACTCTTTTCTCAGCCATTGAAACAGAAGAGGACATCGACAACGCCATCGACCAACTTATATTCGAAGGCATCATCGGCAAACCGGAAACAGAAAATGAAATCCGGGAACTGACACGGCATGCCTTTTCCATTCCCCAAGTGCAGGACTGGTATTCGGAAGACTGGCAATTGTTCAACGAGTGCGACATCATCTGGCAAGAAAAAGGGGAACTCCGAACCCGCCGACCGGACCGCGTCATGATGCGCGACAACGAAATTGTTGTCGTGGACTTCAAATTCGGAAAACAGAACAAGAAATATAATAAGCAAGTGCAGGGATATATGCAACTGCTCACACGCATGGGATACCCGAAAGAGAACATAAAAGGATACCTGTGGTACGTAGAAGAAGATTTAATAGAAAAAGTATAA